CCGGTGACCTGGCGTTGGGCAACGGCGGCGGCCACGCCGAGTCCGGCGCCATCCGCAAGAAGCCGAAGGCACGCAAGCGCGGCTCCCAGGCCGGCGCCGCCGCCTCGGGTGACGCGGTGACCGCGCCGATGCAGGGCACCGTGGTCAAGGTCGCCGTCGAAGAAGGCCAGACGGTCGCCACCGGTGATCTGGTCGTGGTACTCGAGGCCATGAAGATGGAGAACCCGGTGACCGCGCACAAGGACGGTGTCATCACCGGCCTGGCCGTCGAGCCGGGTGCCGCGATCACCCAGGGCACCGTGCTGGCGGAGATCAAGTAAGGCGCTCGCCGCTGACATGGATCCCGTCGAAATCAACGCGGGCGCTTGGTATTTGCGTGCGCTGAGAGCCGACTCCAGGATCGACGACCGCCCCGCGCTCGCCGACCTGGGCGAGACCGATCCGGAGTACGTGACGAGAAGTCTTGCCGGGTGGACGCAGGACCGGGTGTATTCCTGGGCGGTCTGCGAGCCGACCACCGGTGAACTGCTCGGCGAAGTGGTCCTCGACGTCGGCACCGGGATGATCCAGCCGCGGGCTCGCCCCGGTCATGCCGAAGCGACCCAGACCGCAGCCGATTCGGTGCGCCGCTTCGCCCAGTCGATCGGCAGCGGTTAGCGCTCGTCGATGTCGCGCCCGGTGGCGAGGTCGGCACAGTCGACCGCCACCACATCGGTGCGGGCCGCCAGGAACCGCCGTGCGCCCTCGTCGCCGTCCAGCGTGGCCCGCAATGCCGGCCAGTGCTCGCGGGCGATGACGACCGGATGGCCGGGCCGCCCGCCGTAGGTGGCCCGGGCCAGACCGGACGGCGACTCGTACGCGGCCCCGAGCACCCGAGCGACGACGTCCGCGCCGATGTCTGGGGTGTCGACGGTGAGGATCACCGCGTAATCGGCGTCCGATAGCGCCGCCAGTCCGGTGCGCAGGGAAACCCCCATCCCGCGCTGCCACTCGTCGGCGACCACCGCACGGGCGTGCGCCGGAACGTCGACAATCGCCGCGCCCAACACAACCACCACGTCACCGCAGCCGCCGCCGGCCAGCGCCCCGACCGCGGAACGCAGCCATTCACCCTGGGCGGCAAGCACTTTCGGCATGCCGTAGCGGGTACCCGCACCGGCCGCCAGCAGGACGCCGGCCGATCGGCCTTGTTTGGACATGTACACAGTGTGACGGCAACTGAAGAGGTTGATGAGAACCCGCGTCATCGCTGGTCGCTGGTCCGACAAGAGGCGTAGAGTTCAAGCCAGGTTGAGTTCACAGCCGCGCGGAAAAACGTCAAAGACGTGCGAGGCAAGCAAACTCCCGCACTACACGGGCTTACCCACTCTGGCGCGATCCACAGTACGAATATTCGTTCGCTGATGGAGTCACTATGTCTGTCTTCAGTACAGATCAATCCGAGCGTTCGGCTGTGTCGCATTCACATGATTGCCACACCGCTCGCTTCACTACTATCTGGCCCGACGAGACCGTCGGGATCATCACCGTCCAGGGCGAGCTCGACGCGTCCAATGCCATCGCCTTCGCCGACCACGTCGACGCATGCGCACGCGTTGGCGACCGTCTGGTCCTGGACCTGAGCCCGCTCAGCTTCTTCGGAACCGCGGGATTCTCGGCGCTGCACACCATCAACGTCCGCTGCGCCAACGCTTCGGCACGTTGGGTGATGGTGACCGGGGACGCGGTGTCGCGGCTGTTGCGGGTCTGCGATCCCGACCACACGCTGCCGGTGGCCGACTCCGTGCGGGAGGCCGTCGAACTGCTCGACGGCGAACCCCGCCGGCTACTCCAACTGGTCCCGGAGCCGAGTTAGCGACTTCGCGAGCAGGCGCGAGACGTGCATCTGTGAGATGCCGACGCGCTCGGCGATCTGAGTCTGGGTGAGCGACTCGAAGAACCGGAGCAACAGGACGGTGCGTTCCCGCTCGGGCAACTGCGCGAGCAGCGGACGCAACGCCTCCCGGTTCTCGATCTGATCCAGGCTCAAATCGACGTCACCCAAGGTGTCGACGATCGCCGGCGCGTCCTCGTCGCTGCCGCTGCCGCCGCTGTCGATCGACAGGGTGTTGTACGAACTGCCCGCGACCAGACCCTCGACGACCTCTTCGCGCTCCATGCCGAGTTCTTCGGCGAGTTCGGAGGCGGTCGGTGCGCGCCCCAGCCGCTGGGACAGTTCCGAGGTCGCCGCGCCGAGTCGCAGGTGCAGTTCCTTGAGCCGGCGAGGCACCTTGACCGACCAGCTGTTGTCCCGGAAGTGGCGTCGGACCTCACCCATGATGGTGGGGACCGCGAATGACACGAAGTCCGAACCGGTCTCGACGTCGTAGCGGATGACCGCGTTCACAAGGCCGACGCGGGCTACCTGAACGAGGTCGTCTCGGGGTTCGCCGCGGCCGTCGAAGCGGCGGGCGATGTGGTCGGCCAGCGGCAGGCAGCGCTCGACGATGCGATCGCGCTGGCGCTGGAACTGGGCGGAGTCAGGATCCACCTTCGCCAACTCCCGGAACATGTCCGGAACGTCGGCGTACTCCGAGTTCGTCCGCCTGGGCGAACTATCCGTAGCTCGGGAATTCACCGCCCGGAGCCCGCCCGCCTCGTGGTCAGGGTGATACCGAACACCTGCCCGTCACTACTGGACTCGTGACCGTTGTGGAATGTCTGCACATCGTCGGTCAGCGAGCTCAGCACGTGCCAGCTGAAGCTACCGGGGGTGACCACATCGTTGGTATCGCATGTCGTCGACGCTTCCACCACCACCACGTCGTCGTGCGCATCGACGACGACGACGAGCGTGGCATCGGGCGATGCTGAACGAATCAACCGGGTGCAGGCCTCGTCGACGGCCAGCCGCAAATCC
This is a stretch of genomic DNA from Mycobacterium sp. ELW1. It encodes these proteins:
- a CDS encoding NTP transferase domain-containing protein → MSKQGRSAGVLLAAGAGTRYGMPKVLAAQGEWLRSAVGALAGGGCGDVVVVLGAAIVDVPAHARAVVADEWQRGMGVSLRTGLAALSDADYAVILTVDTPDIGADVVARVLGAAYESPSGLARATYGGRPGHPVVIAREHWPALRATLDGDEGARRFLAARTDVVAVDCADLATGRDIDER
- a CDS encoding STAS domain-containing protein yields the protein MSHSHDCHTARFTTIWPDETVGIITVQGELDASNAIAFADHVDACARVGDRLVLDLSPLSFFGTAGFSALHTINVRCANASARWVMVTGDAVSRLLRVCDPDHTLPVADSVREAVELLDGEPRRLLQLVPEPS
- a CDS encoding RNA polymerase sigma factor SigF; the encoded protein is MFRELAKVDPDSAQFQRQRDRIVERCLPLADHIARRFDGRGEPRDDLVQVARVGLVNAVIRYDVETGSDFVSFAVPTIMGEVRRHFRDNSWSVKVPRRLKELHLRLGAATSELSQRLGRAPTASELAEELGMEREEVVEGLVAGSSYNTLSIDSGGSGSDEDAPAIVDTLGDVDLSLDQIENREALRPLLAQLPERERTVLLLRFFESLTQTQIAERVGISQMHVSRLLAKSLTRLRDQLE
- a CDS encoding ATP-binding protein, which codes for MTDGESQGGAHQRGESAVELRVAAKLENLAVLRTVVGAVGTFEDLDFDAVADLRLAVDEACTRLIRSASPDATLVVVVDAHDDVVVVEASTTCDTNDVVTPGSFSWHVLSSLTDDVQTFHNGHESSSDGQVFGITLTTRRAGSGR